The Micromonospora sp. Llam0 genome contains a region encoding:
- a CDS encoding LamG-like jellyroll fold domain-containing protein — MTGEDRDMIGGNTKFSVRRRLGLSLGLAGLLTAYAVVSSPAVAAPDRTAQAAPAPAAESDESAPAPAVDGAEPVRQTEAEAFAHAVDIGERVEIGALQGESTQTFANPDGTLTSVQHAQPFRVVRDGQWVPTDATLVTAADGSIGPRAATLGLRLSGGGDTPLVRVQRAGRSMTLDWPGALPEPTVDGDQAIYAEVLPDVDLVVDVEVTGFSHVLVVKTPEAAQQPELAELEFGLATAGLTVQDGLEGGLAAVDTMSGAPVLEAAAPAMWDSGDDTAGTDAATPGRTAPDAGDATGVDATESAPPGASQAPIGWRIDGDTLTLLPDQAMLTDPDTRWPVYIDPVWQDTRRSDWAMVASGYPHMSYHKFSGTEGVGNCPVNSGQCNKVGKKRIYYALPTPYAGRTILSAEFRVTMTHTYNSTPKNVSLYRASSGISSGTNWNNKPALGVLLQTKAPTAKKDSCTSTNQNVGFTATAAVREAVTKGWSTTTFGLAATDENDQTAFKRFCGNALLAVHYNRTPSQPKQSELTMSPGGQCVTGTNRPYVDTPPTLFMVLRDPDHSSSHTEDVRGQILYYWYDSAGTRVNNYVTTGWKASGSRFQYTLPSNIPQNTPITWEVQAGDSEVWGPWSWEGSTQTACQFVYDSTAPAAPDIDSPEYLPLDASEHTSACVEDDQHRGGVGIYGTFIFDSVSTDTVRYLYGFNTNPLPDNELVPTSPGGPVSLRWMPVDDAPNIVTVQAVDQSGLRSAIATCVISVPTRLAAGEWGLGEAAGAVSAEDARGNHPAVAGAGVTFGVSGPGCGDSGSECQFDRAIQFTGDAAESYLATTSSALVDTSSGFGASAWVRLTDDTTDRVAVSQDGSGEPGFTLGFDAATGKWEFAIPSTDVLSLGGWSVTSTAPAIRDEWTHLAAAYDPELKTMTLYVNGDVQPTAQRRSAWKSRGAVQIGRAYARSAHTAGWAGELADIAVYDRVLVPREVSELSTLRPIRLGYWPLDDVSGDRSPEYDDENGQELLLENGAHLYAPDVDADPFAEPPLVGGGHLVLDGVDDRARTDAPVAVTDGSFTVAARVRLPSPTCGDRDQAVLSQAGTVASGFVIRCGSANRWELVLPHSDNNDPQTTLVFDGEQLPSADQYGQHLAVVYDAFRNELRLFVNGEVAVTAAATYTAGWRADGPLQVGRALHNGGFGQYLGGVVDEVRVYTGVADDETIQLMTSIDPNPYL; from the coding sequence GTGACGGGGGAGGACCGCGACATGATCGGTGGCAACACGAAGTTCAGTGTCCGACGCCGGCTCGGGCTGAGCCTCGGCCTGGCCGGGCTGCTGACCGCGTACGCGGTGGTGTCCAGCCCGGCGGTGGCGGCCCCGGACCGGACGGCGCAGGCCGCCCCCGCACCGGCGGCAGAATCGGACGAATCGGCACCGGCACCGGCCGTGGACGGCGCGGAGCCGGTCCGGCAGACCGAAGCCGAGGCGTTCGCCCACGCCGTCGACATCGGTGAGCGGGTCGAAATCGGTGCCCTGCAGGGTGAGAGCACCCAGACGTTCGCCAACCCGGACGGCACGCTGACTTCGGTGCAGCACGCCCAGCCGTTCCGGGTGGTCCGCGACGGCCAATGGGTGCCGACCGACGCGACCCTGGTCACCGCCGCCGACGGCAGCATCGGCCCCCGGGCCGCCACCCTCGGGCTGCGGCTCTCCGGTGGTGGCGACACCCCCCTGGTACGGGTGCAGCGCGCCGGCCGCAGCATGACCCTCGACTGGCCCGGTGCCCTGCCGGAGCCGACGGTCGACGGTGACCAGGCCATCTACGCCGAGGTGCTGCCCGACGTGGACCTGGTGGTCGATGTCGAGGTCACCGGTTTCTCCCACGTACTCGTGGTCAAGACCCCGGAGGCGGCACAGCAGCCAGAGCTGGCCGAGCTGGAGTTCGGCCTGGCCACCGCCGGGCTGACCGTGCAGGACGGCCTCGAAGGTGGGCTGGCCGCCGTCGACACGATGTCCGGCGCGCCGGTGCTGGAGGCCGCCGCACCGGCGATGTGGGACTCGGGTGACGACACCGCCGGCACCGACGCCGCGACGCCGGGCCGGACCGCTCCCGACGCCGGAGACGCGACCGGTGTCGACGCCACCGAGTCCGCCCCGCCGGGTGCCAGCCAGGCACCGATCGGCTGGCGGATCGACGGCGACACCCTCACCCTGCTGCCCGACCAGGCGATGCTCACCGATCCCGACACCCGCTGGCCGGTCTACATCGACCCGGTCTGGCAGGACACCCGCAGGAGCGACTGGGCGATGGTTGCCAGCGGCTACCCGCACATGTCGTACCACAAGTTCTCCGGCACCGAAGGCGTCGGCAACTGCCCGGTCAACTCCGGGCAGTGCAACAAGGTCGGGAAGAAGCGGATCTACTACGCGCTGCCCACACCGTACGCGGGGCGGACCATCCTGAGCGCGGAGTTCCGGGTGACGATGACCCACACGTACAACTCGACCCCGAAGAACGTCTCGTTGTACCGGGCGTCGTCCGGCATCAGCTCCGGCACGAACTGGAACAACAAACCGGCGCTCGGCGTCCTGCTGCAGACGAAGGCACCGACCGCGAAGAAGGACTCCTGCACCTCGACGAACCAGAACGTCGGCTTCACCGCCACCGCAGCGGTGCGGGAAGCTGTGACCAAGGGCTGGTCGACGACCACGTTCGGACTCGCCGCCACGGACGAGAACGACCAGACGGCGTTCAAGCGGTTCTGCGGAAACGCGCTCCTGGCTGTGCACTACAACCGGACACCGAGCCAACCGAAGCAGTCCGAGTTGACCATGTCACCCGGTGGCCAGTGCGTCACCGGCACCAACCGACCGTACGTGGACACCCCGCCGACGCTGTTCATGGTGCTACGCGACCCGGACCACAGCTCGTCGCACACCGAGGATGTCCGGGGCCAGATCCTCTACTACTGGTACGACTCGGCCGGCACCCGGGTCAACAACTACGTCACCACCGGGTGGAAGGCCAGCGGTTCCCGCTTCCAGTACACCCTGCCATCGAACATCCCGCAGAACACGCCGATCACCTGGGAGGTGCAGGCCGGCGACTCGGAGGTCTGGGGGCCGTGGAGCTGGGAAGGCAGCACCCAGACCGCCTGCCAGTTCGTCTACGACTCCACCGCGCCGGCCGCGCCGGACATCGACTCTCCGGAGTATCTGCCGCTCGACGCCAGTGAGCACACCAGCGCCTGCGTCGAGGACGACCAGCACCGGGGCGGGGTCGGCATCTACGGCACCTTCATTTTCGACTCGGTCTCCACCGACACCGTCCGCTACCTGTACGGGTTCAACACCAACCCGTTGCCGGACAACGAACTGGTGCCGACCAGCCCCGGCGGCCCGGTGTCACTGCGCTGGATGCCGGTCGATGACGCTCCGAACATCGTGACGGTGCAGGCGGTCGACCAGTCCGGCCTGCGGTCGGCGATCGCCACCTGCGTGATATCCGTGCCGACCCGGCTGGCGGCCGGCGAGTGGGGGCTCGGCGAGGCGGCCGGTGCCGTGTCGGCCGAGGACGCCCGGGGCAACCATCCGGCGGTCGCCGGGGCCGGGGTGACGTTCGGGGTGTCCGGGCCGGGCTGCGGTGATTCCGGCTCCGAGTGCCAGTTCGACCGGGCAATACAGTTCACCGGCGACGCCGCCGAAAGCTACCTGGCCACCACCAGCTCGGCGCTGGTCGACACGTCGAGCGGGTTCGGAGCCAGCGCCTGGGTGCGGCTCACCGACGACACCACCGACCGGGTCGCGGTCAGCCAGGACGGCAGCGGCGAGCCCGGCTTCACCCTCGGCTTCGACGCCGCCACCGGCAAGTGGGAGTTCGCGATCCCGTCGACGGACGTGCTGTCGCTGGGCGGCTGGTCGGTGACCAGCACCGCCCCGGCGATTCGCGACGAATGGACTCATCTGGCAGCCGCGTACGACCCGGAGCTCAAGACGATGACGCTGTACGTCAACGGGGACGTCCAGCCGACGGCGCAGCGTCGGTCGGCGTGGAAGTCCCGGGGCGCGGTGCAGATCGGTCGGGCGTACGCCCGCAGCGCCCACACCGCCGGCTGGGCCGGCGAGCTGGCCGACATCGCCGTCTACGACCGGGTGCTGGTGCCCCGGGAGGTCAGCGAACTGTCCACACTGCGGCCTATCCGCCTCGGCTACTGGCCGTTGGACGACGTCTCCGGCGACCGCAGCCCCGAATACGACGACGAGAACGGCCAGGAGCTGCTGTTGGAAAACGGTGCCCACCTGTACGCACCGGACGTCGACGCAGACCCGTTCGCCGAACCACCGCTGGTCGGCGGCGGACATCTGGTACTCGACGGGGTCGACGACCGGGCCCGCACCGACGCGCCGGTGGCGGTGACCGACGGCAGCTTCACCGTCGCCGCCCGGGTCCGGTTGCCCAGCCCGACCTGTGGTGACCGGGATCAGGCGGTGCTCTCCCAGGCAGGCACCGTCGCGAGCGGATTCGTCATCCGCTGCGGCAGCGCCAACCGCTGGGAGCTGGTGCTGCCGCACAGCGACAACAACGACCCGCAGACCACCCTGGTCTTCGATGGTGAACAGTTGCCAAGTGCCGACCAGTACGGCCAGCACCTAGCGGTGGTCTACGACGCGTTCCGCAACGAGCTGCGGCTGTTCGTCAACGGCGAGGTCGCCGTGACCGCCGCCGCCACCTACACCGCCGGCTGGCGGGCGGACGGACCCCTGCAGGTGGGCCGGGCGCTGCACAACGGCGGCTTCGGCCAGTACCTCGGCGGTGTCGTCGACGAGGTACGCGTCTACACCGGGGTCGCCGACGACGAGACGATCCAGCTGATGACCTCCATCGATCCGAACCCGTACCTCTGA
- a CDS encoding RHS repeat-associated core domain-containing protein → MSSRILATTPVSRRRLTAAVTWATAVVVAAGLLQGVESPAQAEPSSGAPAVQQHDKSAPDRPAAPVPPREPNPVVQAALRTAPEVAWPAVGTVEVPVTPVASPTSGTGRAAGAAPPSRVRVQTLDRAVSTKAKVDGPVTRIGRAAGETGAGTVRVALSYAGIADAYGGDFGARLRLVRLPDCALTTPDASACAPQPVPAVNNAGADTLTATIDVGAGSALYAMVASEASAQGSFAATEFAPSSKWNVSPSSGAFNWSYPMRVPPVPGGLTPSVVLGYNSQATDGRTATTNNQGSWLGEGFSYDPGYVERRYNTCLDDGRDGMGDLCWAHDNAVLMLNGRSSTLVRTGSTWRFANDDGSKIERYSGTVDGAVNGDNDREFWKVTTIDGTEHYFGLNRLPGWASGNAETNSVWTVPVFGDDSGEPCYNATLANAWCHQAWRWNLDYVKDRHGNVTSYFYERETNHYALRAQTTVNGTVYHRGGWLKRIDYGQRHNAVYSTPAPARVVFTDAERCIPSGSITCAPGQLNNSTANSWPDVPWDRNCAAGTHCTAGQSSPSFWTRKRVSQITTEIRTASGWTPVDSWKLTHLFTNNADGSRSLWLHKIDHQGRYGGGDPLTVPSVELGPLQLPNRIDIPGDNVAPLIRPRLTTVYTDSGGQVDVAYKSPDCSANSLPTPGNSTRRCYPVKWSPSGEVNPITDWFHKYVVESVTETDRTNVEPGTALAPDMVTSYEYLGDAAWRHADPDGIGDTELLTWNQWRGYEKVRVRRGDGETFTTRTEHTYLRGMHGDKNPAGGTRTVTRTDSVGTSHTDHDELAGFEIETAVYNGSQVSSKSVTSPWRYETASYSRPWGTDRAFFVKSRVSRGFTALAGGGWRETKSITTYDPATSGYTDPVGRVTQVEDLGDVSTAADDQCTRTTYADNHSLRLRTLVAREETVSVACSVTNPDLAAQLLTDNRTSYDGQAYGATPTKGNATRIEKLASHSGSAASYVTVGEGTFDMYGRPLTAQDGSGAVTNIAYTETNGLTTRKMETGPQIRVGTADTRFIATTDYHPAWGQPVTQIDWNGKRTDVEYDKLGRAVRVWLPHRPRTTHPDSPRIQYTYRNQDNAPVSVKTERRDSAGNWLTPEYTIYDGFLRPRQIQVPGPDGGRLVSETFYTATGKVAKVNDKFHASGAPSSTLLKTVNGDVDLQTVYQYDGVDRVTDTITQVAGQEKWRTVTTYGGDRVHVDPPTGGTPTTTITDARGQVVELRQYHGAGTSGSFDSTTYTYTPAGQQASVTDPAGNVWTYGYDQRGRKIEAVDPDSGTSTFTYNDYDQLTSATDGRGITISHTYDVLGRKTGTYEGSVGTGTKLAEWGYDTIAKGQLYFATRIADGGHKYHVIYPARDAFYRVQETRYFIPEADTHAELAGTYRFFTQYNNDGTVQSTSFPESGGLSGETIVYSYDDLQRVTKISNWMYTYLSRAEYAQTGELLQAETSVGSRKVYGTYFYEEGTKRLTRSMLSRQAFSGENPMVPTSDIDQHYEYDDAGNVLSIADRPGSGVRDIQCFQYDYLRRMTRAWSTATTASDSCAGGPGTSGVGGPAPYHHSYSYDLAGNRLSETIHAAGGADEVERTYSYPQPGQAQPHTLSQVVEETSAGDRLYSYEYDAAGNTTKRVRVGEEQDLVWNAEGRLESVTEDGKTTSFVYDADGGRLVRKDPDSITVYLPNMELKLNRSNSVVDGTRYYPVGGQLTVVRTVAGVQVQAADHHGSGQAAVDGATGQITHRRMAPFGTPRGTQPGVGQWLGEKGFVGGTEDASTGLTHLGAREYDPQTGRFISVDPIIDVSDPQQMHGYAYANNSPVSFADPDGLRPLATGSGAEEDAYWKKYGEQLVYSMSSNRWTVVPRPPPVSTVPPEVAQARRDVEDAKQVVVAVAKELGQILMDELGITDAVDCFINGDLAACATTALNVVLTAVGGAAGKLAARYWNKLDHVGALVNRLWNLGGQLKKAVGKFFSSRRKLDDLGSCPTRHSFVPGTLVLLADGSTKPIDELEVGDLVIATDPETGESEAKAVVATITGHGVKELVEIIVDTDSDRGDAEGVLVATDTHPFWAPDTGEWLHAGDLTAGQWLQTSAGTWVQITAVRQWTQTQRVHNLTIDDIHTYHVAVGVAPVLVHNCGGYFDGHADSCECEGIGDITYEEVLDDVVEEADDFTGHALERLKGRGVSESQARAVLDRQPFSYRHDGQWKMGYYDPRSKIFIAKTVDGNVNTVMTNVDKAYIRRLQGGR, encoded by the coding sequence ATGAGTTCCCGGATTCTGGCTACGACCCCGGTCAGCCGTCGACGGCTGACCGCCGCTGTCACCTGGGCGACGGCGGTCGTCGTCGCCGCCGGCCTGCTGCAGGGGGTGGAGAGCCCGGCCCAGGCCGAGCCATCCTCCGGGGCACCGGCCGTCCAGCAACATGACAAGTCGGCCCCGGACCGCCCGGCGGCTCCGGTGCCGCCCCGCGAGCCGAACCCGGTGGTGCAGGCGGCGCTGCGTACCGCACCGGAGGTTGCCTGGCCGGCGGTCGGGACGGTGGAGGTGCCGGTGACGCCAGTGGCCAGTCCGACCAGCGGGACGGGCCGGGCGGCCGGCGCCGCGCCGCCGAGCAGGGTGCGGGTGCAGACCCTCGACCGCGCGGTGTCGACGAAAGCGAAGGTCGACGGACCGGTCACCCGGATCGGGCGGGCCGCCGGCGAGACCGGTGCCGGCACCGTCCGGGTGGCGTTGAGCTACGCCGGGATCGCCGATGCGTACGGCGGCGATTTCGGTGCCCGACTGCGGCTGGTCCGGTTGCCCGACTGCGCGTTGACCACGCCGGACGCGTCGGCGTGCGCGCCGCAGCCGGTACCGGCGGTCAACAACGCGGGAGCGGACACCCTCACCGCCACGATCGACGTCGGTGCCGGCTCGGCGCTGTACGCGATGGTCGCTTCGGAGGCTTCCGCGCAGGGCAGCTTCGCCGCGACCGAGTTCGCTCCGTCGTCGAAGTGGAACGTGTCACCGTCGTCGGGTGCGTTCAACTGGTCGTACCCGATGCGGGTGCCGCCGGTGCCGGGCGGGCTGACCCCGTCGGTGGTGCTCGGTTACAACTCGCAGGCCACCGACGGGCGGACCGCGACCACCAACAACCAGGGCTCCTGGCTGGGTGAGGGCTTCAGCTACGACCCCGGGTACGTCGAACGCCGCTACAACACCTGTCTTGACGACGGCCGTGACGGCATGGGCGACCTGTGCTGGGCGCACGACAACGCCGTACTCATGCTCAACGGACGGTCCAGCACGCTGGTGCGGACCGGCAGCACCTGGCGGTTCGCCAACGACGACGGGTCGAAGATCGAGCGGTACAGCGGGACGGTCGACGGCGCCGTCAACGGTGACAACGACCGCGAGTTCTGGAAGGTCACCACGATCGACGGCACCGAGCACTACTTCGGGCTGAACCGGCTGCCCGGATGGGCGTCCGGCAACGCCGAAACCAACTCGGTGTGGACGGTGCCGGTCTTCGGCGACGACAGCGGCGAACCCTGCTACAACGCGACACTGGCGAACGCCTGGTGCCACCAGGCCTGGCGGTGGAACCTCGACTACGTCAAGGACCGGCACGGCAACGTCACCTCGTACTTCTACGAGCGGGAGACGAATCACTACGCGCTGCGGGCGCAGACCACCGTCAACGGCACCGTGTACCACCGAGGTGGTTGGCTCAAGCGGATCGACTACGGTCAGCGGCACAACGCGGTCTACTCCACCCCGGCACCGGCCCGGGTGGTATTCACCGACGCCGAACGGTGCATCCCGAGTGGCAGCATCACCTGCGCGCCGGGTCAGTTGAACAACAGCACGGCCAACTCCTGGCCCGACGTGCCGTGGGACCGCAACTGCGCTGCTGGAACCCATTGCACAGCCGGCCAGTCGTCACCCAGCTTCTGGACCCGCAAGCGGGTCAGTCAGATCACCACCGAGATCCGCACCGCCAGCGGATGGACGCCGGTCGACTCGTGGAAACTGACCCACCTGTTCACCAACAACGCCGACGGCAGCCGGTCGCTGTGGCTGCACAAGATCGACCACCAGGGCCGCTACGGTGGCGGCGACCCGCTGACCGTGCCCTCGGTCGAGTTGGGTCCGCTGCAGCTGCCCAACCGGATCGACATCCCCGGCGACAACGTCGCCCCGCTGATCCGGCCTCGACTGACCACCGTCTACACCGACTCCGGCGGTCAGGTCGACGTCGCCTACAAGTCGCCGGACTGCTCGGCCAACTCGCTGCCGACCCCCGGCAACAGCACCCGCCGCTGCTACCCGGTGAAGTGGTCGCCGAGCGGCGAGGTGAATCCGATCACCGACTGGTTCCACAAGTACGTCGTCGAGTCGGTCACCGAAACGGACCGCACGAACGTCGAGCCCGGCACCGCCCTGGCCCCGGACATGGTGACCAGCTACGAGTACCTGGGCGACGCGGCCTGGCGGCACGCCGACCCGGACGGCATCGGTGACACCGAGTTGCTGACCTGGAACCAGTGGCGCGGCTACGAGAAGGTGCGCGTCCGGCGCGGCGACGGCGAGACCTTCACCACCCGCACCGAGCACACCTACCTGCGCGGCATGCACGGCGACAAGAACCCGGCCGGCGGCACCCGCACGGTCACCCGTACCGACTCGGTCGGCACTTCCCACACCGACCACGACGAACTCGCCGGCTTCGAGATCGAGACCGCCGTCTACAACGGCTCCCAGGTCAGCAGCAAGTCGGTGACCAGCCCGTGGCGTTACGAGACCGCCAGCTACAGCCGGCCGTGGGGCACCGATCGGGCGTTCTTCGTCAAGTCGCGGGTCAGTCGGGGCTTCACCGCGCTGGCTGGCGGCGGCTGGCGGGAAACGAAGTCGATCACCACGTACGACCCGGCGACCAGCGGTTACACCGACCCGGTCGGGCGGGTCACGCAGGTCGAGGATCTCGGCGACGTCAGCACCGCCGCCGACGACCAGTGCACCCGGACCACCTACGCCGACAACCACAGCCTGCGGCTACGGACCCTGGTCGCCCGAGAGGAGACCGTCTCGGTCGCCTGCTCGGTCACCAACCCGGACCTGGCGGCCCAACTGCTGACCGACAACCGGACCTCGTACGACGGCCAGGCATACGGTGCGACGCCGACCAAGGGCAACGCCACCCGGATCGAGAAGCTCGCCAGCCACAGCGGTTCCGCCGCGAGCTATGTCACCGTCGGTGAGGGCACCTTCGACATGTACGGCCGGCCGCTGACGGCGCAGGACGGCTCCGGCGCGGTCACCAACATCGCCTACACCGAGACGAACGGTCTGACCACCCGCAAGATGGAGACGGGACCGCAGATCCGGGTCGGCACCGCCGACACCCGGTTCATCGCGACCACCGACTACCACCCGGCGTGGGGACAGCCGGTTACCCAGATCGACTGGAACGGCAAGCGCACCGACGTCGAGTACGACAAGCTTGGTCGCGCCGTCCGGGTCTGGCTGCCGCACCGTCCAAGGACGACTCACCCGGATAGCCCACGCATTCAATACACCTACCGGAACCAGGACAACGCACCTGTCTCGGTGAAGACCGAGCGGCGCGACAGTGCCGGTAACTGGCTGACTCCTGAGTACACGATTTATGACGGCTTCCTGCGCCCTCGGCAGATCCAGGTCCCTGGACCGGACGGTGGACGGCTCGTCTCGGAAACCTTCTACACCGCTACCGGCAAGGTGGCGAAGGTCAACGACAAGTTCCACGCCTCCGGTGCCCCGTCAAGCACTCTGCTGAAGACGGTCAACGGCGATGTCGACCTGCAGACGGTGTATCAGTACGACGGCGTTGACCGGGTCACCGACACCATCACCCAGGTCGCCGGTCAGGAGAAGTGGCGGACGGTCACCACGTACGGCGGGGACCGGGTGCATGTCGACCCGCCGACGGGCGGCACCCCGACGACCACCATCACCGATGCCCGCGGTCAGGTCGTCGAGCTACGGCAGTACCACGGTGCCGGGACGAGTGGCAGCTTCGACAGCACCACGTACACCTACACTCCAGCCGGTCAGCAGGCCAGCGTCACCGACCCGGCCGGCAACGTGTGGACCTATGGGTACGACCAACGGGGTCGCAAGATCGAAGCGGTCGACCCGGACAGCGGAACCAGCACCTTCACCTACAACGACTACGACCAGTTGACCTCCGCCACGGACGGTCGGGGCATCACGATCAGTCACACTTACGATGTGCTCGGCCGCAAGACCGGCACCTATGAGGGCTCGGTCGGAACCGGCACCAAGCTGGCGGAGTGGGGCTACGACACCATCGCGAAGGGGCAGCTCTACTTCGCCACCCGCATCGCCGACGGCGGTCACAAGTACCACGTCATCTACCCGGCTAGAGATGCCTTTTATCGGGTGCAGGAGACCCGCTACTTCATCCCAGAGGCAGACACCCACGCCGAACTCGCCGGGACCTATCGATTCTTCACTCAGTACAACAATGACGGAACCGTACAGAGCACGAGCTTCCCTGAAAGCGGCGGGCTTTCGGGCGAAACGATTGTTTACAGCTACGACGATCTGCAGCGGGTTACCAAGATCAGCAACTGGATGTATACGTACCTCAGCCGGGCTGAGTACGCGCAGACGGGCGAGCTGTTGCAGGCTGAAACCAGCGTCGGTAGCCGTAAGGTCTACGGCACCTACTTCTACGAAGAGGGCACCAAGCGGCTGACCCGGTCGATGCTGAGCAGGCAGGCATTTTCGGGCGAGAATCCGATGGTGCCGACCAGCGACATCGACCAGCACTACGAGTACGACGACGCCGGTAACGTCCTGTCGATCGCTGACCGGCCGGGCTCCGGAGTGCGGGACATCCAGTGTTTCCAGTACGACTATCTGCGGCGGATGACGCGGGCGTGGAGCACGGCGACCACCGCGAGTGATTCGTGTGCGGGTGGGCCGGGCACCAGCGGGGTGGGCGGACCGGCGCCGTACCACCACTCCTACAGCTACGACCTGGCTGGTAACCGGCTGAGCGAGACGATCCACGCCGCAGGTGGGGCCGACGAGGTGGAGCGGACGTATTCGTATCCGCAGCCGGGTCAGGCACAGCCGCACACGTTGTCGCAGGTGGTCGAGGAGACTTCGGCGGGTGACCGATTGTACTCGTACGAGTACGATGCGGCGGGCAACACGACGAAGCGGGTCCGGGTCGGCGAGGAGCAGGACCTGGTCTGGAACGCCGAGGGCCGGCTGGAGTCGGTCACCGAGGACGGGAAGACCACCAGTTTCGTCTACGACGCCGATGGCGGTCGGTTGGTCCGGAAGGATCCGGATTCGATCACGGTGTATCTGCCGAACATGGAGTTGAAGCTGAACCGCTCCAACTCGGTGGTCGATGGGACGCGCTACTACCCGGTCGGCGGTCAGTTGACGGTGGTGCGAACGGTCGCGGGTGTGCAGGTGCAGGCTGCGGATCATCACGGTTCCGGGCAGGCCGCGGTGGACGGAGCGACGGGGCAGATCACGCATCGGCGGATGGCGCCGTTCGGCACGCCGCGCGGCACTCAGCCGGGGGTTGGTCAGTGGTTGGGTGAGAAGGGCTTCGTTGGTGGTACGGAGGACGCATCGACGGGGTTGACGCATCTAGGTGCGCGGGAGTATGACCCGCAGACTGGTCGGTTCATTTCGGTGGATCCGATCATCGATGTGAGTGATCCGCAGCAAATGCACGGGTACGCGTATGCAAACAATTCGCCGGTGTCGTTTGCGGATCCGGATGGTCTGCGGCCGTTGGCGACGGGTAGTGGTGCGGAGGAAGACGCGTACTGGAAGAAGTACGGTGAGCAGTTGGTGTACTCGATGTCGTCGAACCGGTGGACGGTGGTGCCGCGGCCGCCGCCGGTGTCGACGGTGCCGCCGGAGGTGGCGCAGGCGCGTCGGGATGTGGAGGACGCGAAGCAGGTCGTTGTGGCGGTGGCGAAGGAGCTCGGCCAGATTTTGATGGACGAGTTAGGGATCACCGATGCGGTCGACTGTTTCATCAACGGTGATCTGGCGGCTTGTGCGACGACGGCGTTGAACGTCGTGTTGACGGCGGTGGGTGGTGCGGCGGGGAAGCTAGCGGCCCGATACTGGAACAAGTTGGACCACGTTGGTGCCCTGGTGAACCGATTGTGGAACCTGGGCGGCCAGTTGAAGAAGGCTGTTGGCAAGTTCTTCAGCAGCCGCAGGAAACTCGACGACCTGGGTAGCTGTCCGACGAGGCACAGTTTTGTGCCGGGCACGTTGGTGCTGCTCGCCGATGGTTCGACGAAGCCGATCGATGAGCTCGAGGTCGGCGATCTGGTGATCGCGACTGATCCGGAGACCGGTGAGTCGGAGGCGAAGGCGGTCGTCGCCACGATTACCGGGCACGGTGTCAAGGAACTGGTCGAGATCATCGTGGACACCGACAGTGACCGAGGCGACGCCGAAGGTGTTCTGGTTGCCACCGATACCCACCCGTTCTGGGCGCCCGATACAGGCGAGTGGCTCCATGCTGGCGACCTGACAGCCGGGCAGTGGCTGCAGACCTCCGCCGGTACGTGGGTCCAGATCACCGCCGTCCGGCAGTGGACCCAGACCCAGAGGGTCCACAACCTCACCATCGACGACATCCACACCTACCATGTGGCGGTCGGGGTAGCCCCGGTGCTGGTGCACAACTGTGGTGGATACTTTGACGGTCATGCTGATTCGTGTGAATGCGAAGGTATCGGTGACATCACTTACGAGGAAGTGTTAGATGATGTCGTTGAGGAGGCTGATGATTTTACCGGGCATGCCCTGGAGCGGTTGAAGGGGCGTGGCGTCTCTGAATCGCAGGCTAGGGCTGTCCTTGACAGGCAACCGTTCTCCTATCGGCATGATGGGCAGTGGAAAATGGGCTACTACGACCCTCGCTCAAAGATATTCATTGCTAAGACTGTCGATGGAAACGTAAATACAGTTATGACAAACGTCGACAAGGCGTATATTCGTCGACTCCAAGGTGGTCGTTAA
- a CDS encoding DUF2283 domain-containing protein — translation MAEFRVTYDAKADAAYIYLGEVGPSGVASMYPCDPIRVGGMINLDFDDSGRLVGVEVLGAASKLPRTLIDQAERV, via the coding sequence GTGGCTGAGTTTAGGGTGACTTACGATGCGAAGGCTGATGCGGCCTATATCTATCTGGGTGAGGTGGGACCTAGTGGGGTTGCCTCTATGTACCCATGTGATCCAATTCGCGTCGGTGGAATGATCAATCTCGACTTCGATGATAGTGGCAGGCTTGTGGGGGTGGAGGTGCTTGGTGCTGCATCGAAGTTGCCGCGAACTCTAATCGATCAGGCGGAAAGAGTGTGA